The Streptomyces tendae genome has a window encoding:
- a CDS encoding SigE family RNA polymerase sigma factor has protein sequence MRQARADEYAEFAAARAGHLYRSACLLTAGDTHLAEDLVQETFGRLYVRWGRVSRADNPAAYAQTVLTRTFLAHQRRRSSRERATDTFPDLPGAADGDAPLRLTLMAALARLPYKDRAVVVLRYWEDRSVEQTAGVLNVSSAAVRTRCVRALGRLREQLGEDIQEYSRP, from the coding sequence ATGAGACAGGCGCGGGCGGACGAGTACGCCGAGTTCGCGGCGGCGCGGGCCGGTCACCTGTACCGGTCCGCGTGCCTGCTCACCGCCGGGGACACGCACCTCGCCGAGGATCTCGTGCAGGAGACCTTCGGGCGGCTGTACGTCCGCTGGGGGCGCGTCTCCCGGGCCGACAACCCCGCCGCCTACGCCCAGACCGTACTCACCCGTACCTTCCTCGCCCACCAGCGGCGGCGCAGCAGCCGTGAGCGGGCGACGGACACGTTCCCCGACCTGCCGGGCGCCGCGGACGGGGACGCGCCGCTGCGGCTGACGCTGATGGCCGCGCTCGCCCGGCTGCCGTACAAGGACCGGGCCGTCGTGGTCCTGCGGTACTGGGAGGACCGCTCCGTGGAGCAGACCGCCGGTGTGCTGAACGTCAGCTCGGCGGCCGTGCGGACGCGCTGCGTCCGCGCGCTCGGCCGGCTGCGGGAGCAGCTGGGCGAGGACATCCAGGAGTACTCCCGCCCCTGA
- the cpaB gene encoding Flp pilus assembly protein CpaB, with product MNSRQRRGVILLLLSVLCALGAFAGVLSVINDVRSKVGPEVPAYRLKADIAPYTTLGADQFERIEMPERWLSDNAVTDLDDLRGKIAVTTLREGSLLQSDMIVDRPALQPGQQEVAIMIDAATGVAGKITPGSTVNVYATFEGQREGDPDQSKIIVTGAKVLDVGRLTALQPDESDRGRQPTDAVPITFALSTLDAQRITYAESFAQRVRLALVAPGGDAGVPEKDRTYELAQDK from the coding sequence ATGAACTCCCGTCAGCGCCGCGGCGTGATACTCCTGCTCCTGTCGGTCCTGTGCGCCCTCGGCGCGTTCGCCGGCGTGCTCTCCGTCATCAACGACGTGCGCTCCAAGGTCGGCCCCGAGGTCCCCGCGTACCGTCTGAAGGCCGACATCGCGCCCTACACCACGCTCGGCGCGGACCAGTTCGAGCGGATCGAGATGCCCGAGCGGTGGCTGTCGGACAACGCCGTCACCGACCTCGACGACCTCCGCGGCAAGATCGCCGTGACCACCCTGCGCGAGGGCTCGCTGCTGCAGAGCGACATGATCGTGGACCGGCCCGCCCTGCAGCCCGGGCAGCAGGAGGTCGCCATCATGATCGACGCGGCGACCGGCGTGGCCGGCAAGATCACCCCGGGCTCCACGGTCAACGTCTACGCCACCTTCGAAGGACAGCGCGAGGGCGACCCCGACCAGTCGAAGATCATCGTCACCGGCGCCAAGGTCCTCGACGTGGGCCGGCTCACCGCCCTCCAGCCGGACGAGAGCGACCGCGGCCGGCAGCCCACCGACGCCGTCCCGATCACCTTCGCGCTGTCCACGCTCGACGCCCAGCGCATCACCTACGCCGAGTCCTTCGCCCAGCGGGTCCGCCTCGCGCTGGTCGCCCCCGGGGGCGACGCCGGCGTCCCCGAGAAGGACCGGACGTACGAACTCGCGCAGGACAAGTGA
- a CDS encoding Nramp family divalent metal transporter, with translation MADTTGNTQDTGSATAPGPHPRRSSWRHIGPGIVVAATGVGAGDLVATLIAGSNFGYTLLWAAVVGCLVKISLAEACGRWHLSTGRTLFDGWASLGRWTTWFFAVYAVIWGFVYGAAAMSSSALPLQALFPDVMDLEYWGIACGLVGLAFVWFNKYAVFEKVMTVLVGVMFVVTVYLAFRVTPHLGDAFAGLLPVLPDEKDSVLNTLGLIGGVGGTITLAAYGYWVNAKGWTGTGWMKVMRLDNRVAYITTGVFVVAMLFVGAELLHSANIAISGGDQGLIQLGDVLEDRYGATTGTLFLVGFFAASFTSLIGVWHGVSLMFADFLARQRGERQARVDELASGRRERSWTFRAYLLWLTFPPMILLFQDEPFRLIIIYGVLGAAFMPFLALTLMWLLNSSRTPREWRNGALSNGMLAVAGLLFLVLAVKQIWDQPWSEFF, from the coding sequence ATGGCGGACACCACGGGAAACACCCAGGACACCGGGAGCGCGACCGCGCCCGGCCCCCACCCGCGCAGGTCCAGTTGGCGTCACATCGGCCCCGGCATCGTCGTCGCCGCGACCGGCGTGGGCGCCGGCGACCTCGTGGCCACCCTCATCGCCGGCAGCAACTTCGGCTACACCCTGCTGTGGGCCGCCGTCGTCGGCTGCCTGGTGAAGATCTCCCTCGCGGAGGCCTGCGGACGGTGGCACCTGTCCACCGGACGCACCCTGTTCGACGGCTGGGCCAGTCTGGGCCGCTGGACCACCTGGTTCTTCGCCGTCTACGCCGTCATCTGGGGCTTCGTCTACGGCGCGGCGGCCATGTCCTCCAGCGCCCTGCCGCTCCAGGCGCTGTTCCCGGACGTGATGGACCTCGAGTACTGGGGCATCGCCTGCGGACTCGTCGGCCTGGCCTTCGTCTGGTTCAACAAGTACGCGGTGTTCGAGAAGGTCATGACGGTCCTGGTGGGCGTCATGTTCGTGGTGACCGTCTACCTGGCCTTCCGGGTCACGCCCCACCTGGGCGACGCCTTCGCCGGCCTCCTCCCGGTCCTGCCCGACGAGAAGGACTCCGTCCTGAACACCCTCGGCCTGATCGGCGGCGTCGGCGGCACCATCACGCTGGCCGCCTACGGCTACTGGGTCAACGCCAAGGGCTGGACCGGCACCGGCTGGATGAAGGTCATGCGGCTGGACAACCGGGTCGCCTACATCACCACCGGCGTCTTCGTCGTGGCGATGCTCTTCGTCGGCGCGGAGCTGCTGCACTCGGCGAACATCGCCATCTCCGGCGGCGACCAGGGCCTGATCCAGCTCGGTGACGTCCTGGAGGACCGGTACGGAGCGACCACCGGCACGCTGTTCCTGGTCGGCTTCTTCGCCGCCTCGTTCACCTCCCTGATCGGCGTCTGGCACGGCGTCAGCCTGATGTTCGCCGACTTCCTGGCCCGGCAGCGCGGAGAGCGGCAGGCGCGCGTCGACGAGCTGGCCTCCGGTCGCCGGGAACGCTCCTGGACGTTCCGCGCGTACCTGCTGTGGCTCACCTTCCCGCCCATGATCCTGCTGTTCCAGGACGAGCCCTTCCGCCTGATCATCATCTACGGCGTCCTGGGCGCGGCCTTCATGCCGTTCCTCGCCCTGACCCTGATGTGGCTGCTCAACTCCTCCCGCACCCCGCGCGAATGGCGCAACGGCGCCCTGAGCAACGGCATGCTGGCGGTCGCGGGCCTGCTCTTCCTGGTCCTGGCGGTCAAGCAGATCTGGGACCAGCCGTGGTCGGAGTTCTTCTGA
- a CDS encoding RidA family protein yields the protein MTEKVALTPKTHTTPPAKFSHGVRKGNILQVAGQVGFLPHEEGKAPTPAGPTLREQTLQTLANVKAILEEGGASWDDVMMIRVYLTDVDHFAEMNELYNAYFEEQGLTQPPAARTTVYVGLPAGLLIEIDALAVLG from the coding sequence ATGACCGAGAAAGTCGCGCTGACCCCCAAGACCCACACCACCCCGCCCGCGAAGTTCTCGCACGGCGTCCGCAAGGGCAACATCCTCCAGGTCGCCGGGCAGGTCGGCTTCCTCCCGCACGAGGAGGGCAAGGCCCCCACCCCCGCCGGTCCGACCCTGCGCGAGCAGACCCTCCAGACCCTCGCCAACGTCAAGGCGATCCTTGAGGAGGGCGGCGCGAGCTGGGACGACGTGATGATGATCCGCGTCTACCTCACCGACGTCGACCACTTCGCGGAGATGAACGAGCTCTACAACGCCTACTTCGAGGAGCAGGGCCTCACCCAGCCGCCCGCCGCCCGCACGACCGTCTACGTCGGTCTGCCCGCCGGCCTCCTCATCGAGATCGACGCCCTCGCCGTCCTCGGCTGA
- a CDS encoding M14 family metallopeptidase: MRLRPRGGHPAALAALLALALAAPLSLTAAGPAGADGAHRAAPSADDIRQYEIHRHTTPVTRTAIQQAGVTVDEADEETVVVSGRADQIRALRGQGYEITPLGAAPDRSSAADGPRLFDFPSADSRYHNYAEMNAEIDQRIAAHPSIMSKRVIGKSYQGRDIVAVKVSDNVGTDETEPEVLFTHHQHAREHLTVEMALYLLRELGAGYGTDARVTKMVQEREIWIVPDLNPDGGEYDIAAGSYRSWRKNRQPNSGSSYVGTDLNRNWDYRWGCCGGSSGSKSSETYRGSAPESAPEVKVVADFVRGRVVGGVQQIKAGIDFHTYSELVLWPFGYTYSDTTTGMTADDHAAFKAVGQKMAASNGYTAQQSSDLYITDGSVDDYLWGTHKIFGYTFEMYPRSASGGGFYPPDEVIERETSRNRDAVLQLLENADCMYRVIGKESQYCR; the protein is encoded by the coding sequence ATGCGACTCCGACCCCGCGGCGGACACCCCGCCGCGCTCGCCGCACTCCTCGCCCTCGCGCTCGCCGCGCCCCTGTCGCTCACCGCGGCCGGCCCGGCCGGTGCCGACGGGGCGCACCGGGCGGCCCCCTCCGCGGACGACATCCGCCAGTACGAGATCCACCGGCACACCACGCCCGTCACCCGTACGGCCATCCAGCAGGCCGGCGTCACCGTGGACGAGGCCGACGAGGAGACCGTGGTCGTCTCCGGCCGCGCGGACCAGATCCGCGCGCTGCGCGGCCAGGGCTACGAGATCACGCCGCTCGGCGCGGCACCGGACCGTTCCTCGGCCGCCGACGGACCGCGCCTGTTCGACTTCCCCTCGGCCGACTCCCGCTACCACAACTACGCCGAGATGAACGCGGAGATCGACCAGCGGATCGCGGCGCACCCGTCGATCATGAGCAAGCGGGTGATCGGGAAGTCCTACCAGGGCCGGGACATCGTCGCCGTCAAGGTGAGCGACAACGTCGGCACGGACGAGACCGAGCCCGAGGTCCTCTTCACCCACCACCAGCACGCCCGCGAGCACCTCACCGTCGAAATGGCCCTGTACCTGCTGCGCGAGCTCGGCGCCGGGTACGGCACCGACGCCCGGGTCACGAAGATGGTGCAGGAGCGGGAGATCTGGATCGTCCCCGACCTCAACCCGGACGGCGGCGAGTACGACATCGCCGCCGGCTCCTACCGCTCCTGGCGCAAGAACCGCCAGCCCAACTCCGGTTCGTCGTACGTGGGCACCGACCTGAACCGCAACTGGGACTACCGCTGGGGCTGCTGCGGCGGCTCCTCCGGCTCCAAGTCGTCCGAGACGTACCGGGGTTCGGCGCCCGAGTCGGCGCCCGAGGTGAAGGTGGTCGCCGACTTCGTGCGCGGCCGGGTGGTCGGCGGGGTGCAGCAGATCAAGGCCGGCATCGACTTCCACACCTACAGCGAGCTGGTGCTGTGGCCGTTCGGCTACACCTACTCCGACACCACCACCGGCATGACCGCCGACGACCACGCCGCGTTCAAGGCCGTCGGCCAGAAGATGGCCGCCAGCAACGGCTACACGGCCCAGCAGTCCAGCGACCTGTACATCACCGACGGGTCGGTCGACGACTACCTCTGGGGCACCCACAAGATCTTCGGCTACACCTTCGAGATGTACCCGCGGTCGGCGTCGGGCGGCGGCTTCTACCCGCCCGACGAGGTCATCGAGCGGGAGACGTCCCGCAACCGCGACGCCGTGCTCCAGCTGCTGGAGAACGCCGACTGCATGTACCGGGTGATCGGCAAGGAGAGCCAGTACTGCCGTTAG
- a CDS encoding chitinase — protein MDRAPRTPGRGRRAWAAALVSALSLVLPLAGAGQASAADVNNAKNAGFESGLSNWTCSANSGSVVPSPVHGGSAALKATPAGQDNARCSQTVAVRPGSTYRLTGWVQGGYAYLGVTGTGTTDVSTWTPDSGSWKQLSTSFSTGANTTSVTVYTHGWYGQQPYYADDVSVLGPDGGGGGDPEPTVPGTPGGLTVSGTTASSVTLSWNAVSGATGYTVYRDGSRVTAVSGTSATVTGLAASTSYSFQVAAANAAGESARSAAVSVRTRENGGGGGGDLPRHAVTGYWQNFNNGAAVQKISDVPSQYDIIAVAFADATGTPGAVTFNLDSAGLNGYTVDQFKADVRAKQAAGKKVIISVGGEKGTVSVNDPASAANFANSVYALMQEYGFDGVDIDLENGLNATYMTQALRSLSAKAGPSMILTMAPQTIDMQSTSGSYFRTALNVKDILTVVNMQYYNSGSMLGCDGKVYSQGTVDFLTALACIQLENGLDPSQVGLGLPASTRGAGSGYVAPSVVNAALDCLTRGTGCGSFKPSKTYPGLRGAMTWSTNWDATAGNAWSNAVGPHVHALP, from the coding sequence GTGGACCGCGCACCTCGCACGCCCGGCCGCGGCAGACGCGCCTGGGCGGCAGCCCTCGTCTCCGCCCTGTCCCTCGTCCTCCCTCTCGCTGGCGCCGGCCAGGCGTCCGCGGCGGACGTCAACAACGCGAAGAACGCAGGCTTCGAGTCGGGCCTGAGCAATTGGACCTGTTCGGCGAACAGCGGCAGCGTCGTCCCCTCCCCGGTGCACGGCGGCTCGGCCGCGCTGAAGGCCACGCCCGCCGGGCAGGACAACGCCCGCTGCTCCCAGACCGTCGCGGTGCGGCCCGGCTCGACGTACCGCCTGACCGGATGGGTGCAGGGCGGGTACGCCTACCTGGGCGTGACCGGCACCGGCACGACCGATGTCTCCACCTGGACGCCGGACTCGGGCAGCTGGAAGCAGCTGTCCACCAGCTTCTCCACGGGCGCGAACACCACCTCCGTGACGGTCTACACCCACGGCTGGTACGGCCAGCAGCCCTACTACGCCGACGACGTGTCCGTGCTCGGCCCCGACGGAGGCGGCGGGGGCGACCCGGAGCCGACCGTGCCGGGCACGCCGGGCGGGCTGACCGTCTCCGGCACGACGGCCAGCTCCGTGACCCTGTCGTGGAACGCGGTGTCGGGGGCGACCGGTTACACCGTCTACCGCGACGGCAGCCGGGTGACGGCCGTGTCCGGCACGTCGGCGACGGTGACCGGGCTCGCGGCGTCCACGTCGTACAGCTTCCAGGTCGCCGCGGCCAACGCGGCGGGCGAATCGGCCAGGTCGGCCGCGGTGAGCGTACGCACCCGGGAGAACGGCGGGGGCGGGGGCGGTGACCTGCCCCGGCACGCGGTGACCGGCTACTGGCAGAACTTCAACAACGGCGCGGCCGTGCAGAAGATCTCCGACGTGCCGTCGCAGTACGACATCATCGCGGTCGCCTTCGCCGACGCCACCGGCACCCCGGGCGCCGTCACCTTCAACCTGGACTCGGCCGGCCTGAACGGCTACACCGTGGACCAGTTCAAGGCGGACGTGCGTGCCAAGCAGGCGGCCGGCAAGAAGGTCATCATCTCGGTGGGCGGCGAGAAGGGCACCGTCTCGGTGAACGACCCGGCCTCCGCGGCCAACTTCGCGAACTCGGTGTACGCCCTGATGCAGGAGTACGGCTTCGACGGCGTCGACATCGACCTGGAGAACGGCCTCAACGCGACCTACATGACGCAGGCGCTGCGGTCGCTGTCCGCGAAGGCGGGCCCGTCGATGATCCTGACGATGGCACCGCAGACCATCGACATGCAGTCGACGTCCGGCTCGTACTTCCGGACCGCGCTGAACGTGAAGGACATCCTCACGGTCGTCAACATGCAGTACTACAACAGCGGTTCCATGCTGGGCTGTGACGGCAAGGTGTACAGCCAGGGCACGGTGGACTTCCTGACCGCGCTCGCCTGCATCCAGCTGGAGAACGGCCTCGACCCGTCCCAGGTGGGCCTGGGCCTGCCGGCCTCCACCCGGGGCGCGGGCAGCGGCTACGTCGCGCCGTCCGTGGTGAACGCCGCGCTGGACTGCCTGACCCGCGGCACCGGCTGCGGCTCCTTCAAGCCGTCGAAGACCTACCCGGGTCTGCGCGGCGCCATGACGTGGTCGACCAACTGGGACGCCACGGCGGGCAACGCCTGGTCCAACGCGGTCGGCCCGCACGTCCACGCGCTGCCGTAA
- a CDS encoding TadE/TadG family type IV pilus assembly protein — protein sequence MAGTPERSEMPRPRGGGRDRGQVALEYLGFLPVLILVAMAGVQLGLIAYTAQQAGTAARAGARSASLDQGAQAACAAAVSSWLAGGTSCGTSGGGDEVTVTARVDIPSIVPGWDFGTAGRSATMPVDH from the coding sequence ATGGCCGGAACACCGGAGAGGTCTGAGATGCCGCGCCCGCGCGGCGGTGGCCGTGACCGAGGACAGGTGGCGCTCGAATACCTGGGCTTCCTGCCCGTCCTGATCCTCGTGGCGATGGCCGGCGTCCAGCTCGGACTGATCGCCTACACCGCCCAGCAGGCGGGCACCGCCGCCCGCGCGGGCGCCCGCAGCGCCTCCCTGGACCAGGGCGCCCAGGCGGCCTGCGCCGCGGCCGTCAGCTCCTGGCTCGCCGGCGGCACCTCCTGCGGCACGTCGGGGGGCGGCGACGAGGTCACCGTCACCGCCCGGGTCGACATCCCGTCCATCGTCCCCGGCTGGGACTTCGGGACGGCGGGGAGGAGCGCCACGATGCCCGTCGACCACTGA
- a CDS encoding AAA family ATPase → MSTRILPAVGDADAVRSLTTLLSQLPDAEPLAPVTDSTQLVDALSRLAAESLDELPEVVVVHERIGPVPALELIREVALRFPAVGVILVTSDASPGLFQAAMDHGARGLVALPVGYEELAVRVAAVAQWSAGVRRHLGAGGDLLPGAGGTVVTVSGAKGGVGATLTAVQLALAAQTSGRSTALVDMDLQTGDVASYLDVQFRRSVVDLAAITDISPRVLADAVFRHDSGLALLLAPAEGERGEEVTDRAARHIVGALRSRYEVVVVDCGAQLGGAGAAAVETADRALLVTTPDVIAVRGAKRTVRMWDRLQIRKAEETTVVVNRHNRSTEIQPPLIARITGTAVAATTIPAHFKELQGVVDAGRVHELEARSSVKQAMWALAGELGLVRAAQAGHKGGRARGDRGAVSFRRRREGTG, encoded by the coding sequence ATGTCCACCAGGATCCTCCCGGCAGTCGGTGACGCGGACGCGGTCCGGTCCCTCACCACCCTGCTCAGCCAGCTCCCCGACGCGGAGCCGCTCGCCCCGGTCACCGACTCCACGCAGCTCGTCGACGCCCTCTCCCGGCTGGCCGCCGAGTCCCTCGACGAACTGCCCGAGGTGGTCGTCGTCCACGAACGCATCGGCCCCGTCCCGGCGCTGGAGCTGATCCGCGAGGTCGCCCTGCGCTTCCCCGCCGTGGGCGTCATCCTCGTCACCTCCGACGCGAGCCCCGGCCTCTTCCAGGCCGCCATGGACCACGGCGCCCGCGGCCTGGTCGCCCTCCCCGTCGGCTACGAGGAACTCGCCGTCCGGGTCGCGGCGGTCGCCCAGTGGTCGGCCGGCGTACGGCGCCACCTGGGCGCCGGGGGCGACCTGCTCCCCGGTGCGGGCGGCACCGTCGTCACCGTCAGCGGGGCCAAGGGCGGGGTCGGCGCCACCCTGACCGCCGTCCAGCTGGCGCTCGCCGCCCAGACGTCCGGACGGAGCACCGCGCTGGTCGACATGGACCTGCAGACCGGCGACGTCGCCTCCTACCTCGACGTCCAGTTCCGCCGGTCCGTCGTCGACCTCGCCGCGATCACCGACATCTCCCCGCGGGTCCTGGCCGACGCCGTCTTCCGCCACGACAGCGGACTCGCCCTGCTGCTCGCCCCCGCCGAGGGCGAACGGGGCGAGGAGGTCACCGACCGCGCCGCCCGCCACATCGTCGGTGCCCTGCGCTCCCGCTACGAGGTCGTCGTCGTCGACTGCGGCGCGCAGCTCGGCGGGGCCGGCGCGGCAGCGGTGGAGACGGCCGACCGGGCCCTGCTGGTCACCACCCCCGACGTCATCGCCGTACGCGGTGCCAAGCGGACGGTGCGGATGTGGGACCGGCTGCAGATCCGCAAGGCGGAGGAGACCACGGTCGTCGTCAACCGGCACAACCGGTCCACGGAGATCCAGCCGCCGCTCATCGCCCGGATCACCGGCACCGCGGTCGCCGCCACCACGATCCCCGCCCACTTCAAGGAGCTCCAGGGCGTGGTGGACGCCGGACGCGTCCACGAGCTGGAGGCCAGGAGCAGCGTGAAGCAGGCGATGTGGGCGCTGGCCGGCGAACTCGGCCTGGTCCGGGCGGCGCAGGCCGGCCACAAGGGCGGCCGGGCGCGCGGCGACCGGGGCGCGGTGAGCTTCCGGCGGCGCCGGGAAGGTACGGGATGA
- a CDS encoding pilus assembly protein: MTPTILVTLIVLWQLVLVGYTFTLAGNAADEAARAGTAASPGARQGACQEAGQDKLSGAWGSGATVTCATGGGMVTADVKLTVPVLFPGTVSFPFEVTGHAGAVEEETD, encoded by the coding sequence ATGACCCCGACGATCCTGGTGACGCTGATCGTGCTGTGGCAGCTCGTGCTGGTCGGCTACACGTTCACACTCGCCGGGAACGCCGCCGACGAGGCGGCGCGGGCCGGGACCGCCGCGTCTCCCGGCGCACGCCAGGGCGCCTGCCAGGAGGCCGGACAGGACAAGCTGTCGGGTGCCTGGGGGAGCGGCGCGACGGTGACCTGCGCGACCGGCGGCGGCATGGTCACCGCCGACGTCAAGCTCACCGTCCCGGTCCTCTTCCCCGGCACCGTGTCGTTCCCCTTCGAGGTGACCGGCCACGCCGGCGCGGTCGAGGAGGAGACGGACTGA
- a CDS encoding GntP family permease gives MSHPSLPLAASAPAETPPHTGGFLLLVDGTAGLLTVAAIGIALLLFLIIKVRLQPFVALLAVSIAVGLLAGLSVTELFGTVQRSDAVSTIESGMGGILGHVAIIIGLGTMLGAILEVSGGAEVLASRLLGLFGEKRAPLAMGLTGLIFGIPVFFDVGIFVLAPIVYAAAKRSGKSILLYCLPLLAGLSVTHAFLPPHPGPVAAAGLLHVDLGWVILMGVVCGLPAVAAAWVYSAWIGKRIFVAVPQDMVEAAQEAKDAVAAEQRASGVQPRETPVPLGTVLGIIGTPLLLILAATFSSIALDESTLRSVIEFFGHPFVALTLALFLAYYLLGIRRGWSRKSLETVSTSSLKPVGNILLVVGAGGVFGAVLKGSGVAQALSDTFNDVGLPVIVLSYLISVVLRVAQGSATVAIVTTAGIVAPLLSEGDHSQAFVALVIMAISAGSIFASHVNDGGFWMVAKYFGISERDTLKTWTVLESVLSVAGFVVAAALSLVV, from the coding sequence ATGTCCCATCCGTCCCTCCCGCTCGCCGCCTCCGCGCCCGCGGAGACACCACCGCACACCGGAGGGTTCCTCCTCCTCGTCGACGGCACCGCGGGCCTGCTCACCGTCGCCGCCATCGGTATCGCGCTGCTGCTCTTCCTGATCATCAAGGTGCGGCTCCAGCCGTTCGTGGCGCTGCTCGCCGTCTCCATAGCCGTCGGCCTGCTGGCGGGCCTGTCGGTCACCGAACTCTTCGGCACGGTCCAGCGCTCGGACGCGGTGTCCACCATCGAGTCCGGGATGGGCGGCATCCTCGGCCATGTCGCGATCATCATCGGCCTCGGCACCATGCTCGGCGCGATCCTCGAAGTCAGCGGCGGCGCCGAGGTGCTGGCGAGCCGGCTGCTCGGACTGTTCGGCGAGAAGCGGGCGCCGCTCGCGATGGGCCTCACCGGTCTGATCTTCGGCATCCCGGTCTTCTTCGACGTCGGCATCTTCGTCCTCGCCCCGATCGTCTACGCCGCCGCCAAGCGCTCCGGCAAGTCGATCCTGCTCTACTGCCTCCCCCTCCTCGCCGGACTCTCCGTCACTCACGCCTTCCTGCCGCCGCACCCGGGTCCGGTGGCCGCCGCCGGACTGCTCCACGTCGACCTCGGCTGGGTCATCCTGATGGGTGTCGTCTGCGGTCTGCCGGCCGTCGCCGCCGCGTGGGTCTACTCCGCCTGGATCGGCAAGCGCATCTTCGTCGCCGTGCCGCAGGACATGGTCGAGGCCGCGCAGGAGGCCAAGGACGCCGTCGCCGCCGAACAGCGCGCGTCGGGCGTCCAGCCGCGCGAGACCCCGGTGCCGCTCGGCACGGTCCTCGGCATCATCGGTACGCCGCTGCTGCTGATCCTCGCGGCGACCTTCTCCTCCATCGCGCTGGACGAGTCCACCCTGCGCTCGGTGATCGAGTTCTTCGGTCACCCGTTCGTGGCCCTCACCCTCGCGCTGTTCCTCGCGTACTACCTGCTGGGCATCCGGCGCGGCTGGTCCCGCAAGTCCCTGGAGACGGTGTCCACTTCGTCCCTCAAGCCGGTCGGCAACATCCTGCTGGTGGTCGGCGCGGGAGGCGTCTTCGGTGCCGTCCTCAAGGGCAGCGGCGTCGCGCAGGCGCTGTCGGACACCTTCAACGACGTCGGCCTGCCGGTGATCGTGCTGTCGTACCTGATCTCCGTGGTGCTGCGGGTCGCGCAGGGCTCGGCGACGGTGGCGATCGTGACGACGGCCGGCATCGTGGCGCCGCTGCTGTCCGAGGGCGACCACTCGCAGGCGTTCGTGGCGCTCGTCATCATGGCCATCTCGGCGGGCTCCATCTTCGCCTCCCACGTCAACGACGGCGGGTTCTGGATGGTCGCCAAGTACTTCGGCATCAGCGAGCGCGACACGCTCAAGACGTGGACGGTGCTGGAGAGCGTGCTGTCCGTCGCCGGGTTCGTGGTCGCGGCGGCGCTGAGCCTGGTGGTGTGA